A window of the Thunnus albacares chromosome 15, fThuAlb1.1, whole genome shotgun sequence genome harbors these coding sequences:
- the arf6b gene encoding ADP-ribosylation factor 6b: MGKMLSKIFGNKEMRILMLGLDAAGKTTILYKLKLGQSVTTIPTVGFNVETVTYKNVKFNVWDVGGQDKIRPLWRHYYTGTQGLIFVVDCADRDRIDEARQELHRIINDREMRDAIILIFANKQDLPDAMKPHEIQEKLGLTRIRDRNWYVQPSCATTGDGLYEGLTWLTSNYKS, translated from the coding sequence ATGGGGAAAATGCTCTCAAAGATATTTGGCAACAAGGAGATGAGAATATTAATGCTTGGACTTGACGCTGCTGGCAAGACAACAATCCTTTACAAACTGAAACTCGGACAGTCAGTCACCACAATCCCCACAGTCGGCTTCAATGTGGAGACTGTCACCTACAAAAATGTCAAGTTCAACGTCTGGGATGTTGGAGGCCAAGATAAGATTCGTCCTCTGTGGCGACACTACTACACAGGCACCCAAGGGTTAATTTTCGTGGTGGATTGCGCGGACAGGGATCGCATCGACGAGGCAAGGCAGGAACTTCACCGCATCATTAATGACCGGGAGATGAGGGATGCCATCATCTTGATATTCGCCAATAAGCAAGACCTTCCGGATGCCATGAAGCCACATGAAATCCAAGAGAAGCTCGGATTGACCCGCATCAGAGATAGGAATTGGTATGTTCAGCCCTCCTGTGCGACCACAGGTGATGGACTGTATGAGGGCTTGACATGGCTAACCTCAAATTACAAATCTTAA